A genomic segment from Desulfomicrobium apsheronum encodes:
- a CDS encoding Hcp family type VI secretion system effector — MPVPAYISITGERQGLITAGNFTEASVGNIFQEGHEDESLVEAFEHQIILPRDPQSGQPTGQRVHKPLKITKIMDKASPLLFRSLVSGERLPKVEMKFYRTSASGTMEHYFTIQLEDAIIVDIQAYMPNCQDPGKAHFTHLEDVFMTYRKIIKTHEIASTSESDDWRTMSNQS; from the coding sequence ATGCCAGTACCAGCCTACATCAGCATCACCGGAGAACGACAGGGGCTCATCACGGCCGGAAACTTCACCGAAGCATCGGTGGGCAACATCTTCCAGGAAGGTCACGAGGACGAGAGCCTGGTGGAAGCTTTCGAGCACCAGATCATCCTGCCGCGCGATCCCCAGTCAGGCCAGCCTACGGGGCAGCGCGTGCATAAGCCCCTCAAGATCACCAAGATCATGGACAAGGCATCGCCTTTGCTCTTCCGCTCCCTGGTTAGCGGCGAGCGCCTTCCCAAGGTCGAGATGAAGTTCTACCGCACCTCGGCATCGGGAACCATGGAGCACTACTTCACCATCCAGCTTGAAGACGCCATCATCGTGGACATCCAGGCCTACATGCCCAACTGCCAGGATCCAGGAAAAGCGCACTTCACCCATCTTGAAGACGTCTTCATGACCTACCGCAAGATCATCAAAACCCATGAGATCGCCAGCACGTCAGAGAGCGACGACTGGAGGACCATGTCCAACCAGTCGTAA
- a CDS encoding PAAR domain-containing protein — MPQACRLDDKAFCPADAHGKPCCPHPVIGSATTGSPDVIINYKPALRLGDQGTHAACCGSNTWEVAEGSSTVLINNKPLARVGDMTTHCGGVGEMIEGSPDVTID, encoded by the coding sequence ATGCCCCAAGCCTGCAGACTCGACGACAAGGCGTTCTGCCCAGCCGACGCACACGGTAAGCCCTGTTGCCCGCATCCCGTCATCGGTTCGGCTACGACCGGATCACCCGATGTCATCATCAATTACAAGCCAGCATTACGTCTGGGAGACCAAGGCACGCACGCCGCATGTTGCGGCTCCAACACATGGGAGGTGGCCGAGGGCAGCTCGACCGTCCTGATCAACAACAAGCCTCTGGCCAGAGTGGGAGATATGACAACCCACTGCGGCGGGGTCGGAGAGATGATCGAGGGGAGCCCCGACGTGACCATTGATTAG
- the tssI gene encoding type VI secretion system Vgr family protein codes for MHFTEDAFNPWQWLGDSANSPWFTFETPAIPGFRVYAFSGVEEMHRSYEFEIELVHDLDNLDFAELLGRTACLSIRDKSGGVRHVHGVIHRFRQMHTSNQRTHYRCLLVPRLHFLNQVTDHRIFQNMNVTQIIEKILKEQNFTGDSYAFKCFFDYAPREYCVQYGETHLHFISRLCEEEGLYFYFDHFKDRHVLCFSDMPDGPRIEGESLMRFHPGAGTETDTATVRTIEMGKDIRSDSFTFREWNFEKTRLDLQVKLSETDSVKAPVPVGMNLEQYRYPHLYQLQKDGKRYVDLELMRNFSMSAWVDVTTDVSRMTPGYVFELFGHRREDYNAKWWVVRVEHRGEQPQVLEHEAPDRGMMYGAQVRAIPNTTRFIPASDHPRTPIYGVQTAIVTGPDGEEIFPDQYGRVKVQFHWDREGQRDENTTCWIRASQGWAGGQFGTLAIPRIGQEVLVTFLDGDPDRPVITGRVFNSRNPVPYPLPANKTRTVFKSMSTPGAEGEPRGFNELRIEDKKGQEEIYAHAEKDVNVYVKNDWKEHILHDQHRTIDNFSYSIVKGEDHQTVHKDRKVELLSDDHMTVKGNSHRKITEKWLVRSGDETHLKSDIKTIIEAGTELTIMAGGSFIKIDPSGVSINGAKIKLNSGGNPSPGTGAAPLLPIAGELVDEGMAPITQIGALRGAVHKPFCEECSAGDLADIKEQYDEMVELIDQNGRPITNYPYYAETDSGAIYSGRTDEKGCTCRVHTENPQNIMFFFGDEALQKLKGEGYAE; via the coding sequence ATGCACTTCACAGAAGACGCCTTCAACCCGTGGCAGTGGCTGGGCGACAGCGCCAACAGCCCCTGGTTCACCTTCGAGACCCCCGCCATTCCCGGCTTCAGGGTCTATGCCTTCTCCGGCGTCGAGGAAATGCATCGCTCCTACGAGTTCGAGATCGAACTCGTCCACGATCTCGACAATCTCGATTTCGCCGAACTGCTGGGCCGGACCGCCTGCCTGTCCATTCGGGACAAGAGCGGCGGCGTGCGGCATGTGCACGGCGTCATCCACCGCTTCCGGCAGATGCACACATCCAACCAGCGCACCCACTACCGCTGCCTGCTCGTACCCAGGCTGCATTTCCTGAATCAGGTCACGGACCACCGCATTTTCCAGAACATGAACGTGACCCAGATCATCGAAAAGATCCTCAAGGAGCAGAACTTCACGGGCGACTCCTACGCCTTCAAATGCTTCTTCGACTACGCGCCGCGCGAGTACTGCGTGCAGTACGGCGAAACGCACCTGCATTTCATCTCCCGCCTGTGCGAGGAGGAAGGCCTCTACTTCTATTTCGATCACTTCAAAGACCGACACGTGCTCTGCTTTTCGGACATGCCCGACGGCCCTCGGATCGAAGGCGAAAGCCTGATGCGCTTCCATCCCGGCGCCGGAACCGAGACCGACACGGCCACCGTCCGCACCATCGAGATGGGAAAAGACATCCGCAGCGACTCGTTCACCTTCAGGGAATGGAACTTCGAGAAGACGCGCCTGGACCTGCAAGTCAAGCTGTCCGAGACCGATTCCGTCAAGGCACCGGTCCCTGTGGGCATGAACCTGGAGCAGTACCGCTACCCGCACCTGTACCAGTTGCAGAAGGACGGCAAACGCTACGTGGACCTCGAACTCATGCGCAATTTCAGCATGAGCGCCTGGGTCGACGTCACGACAGATGTCTCCCGCATGACGCCGGGGTATGTGTTCGAACTCTTCGGGCATCGCCGCGAGGACTACAATGCCAAATGGTGGGTGGTCCGCGTGGAGCATCGGGGCGAACAGCCCCAGGTCCTGGAGCACGAGGCCCCGGACCGGGGCATGATGTACGGGGCGCAAGTACGAGCCATCCCCAACACGACCCGTTTCATCCCTGCCTCGGATCATCCTCGGACACCCATCTACGGAGTGCAGACGGCCATTGTAACCGGTCCCGACGGCGAAGAGATATTCCCGGACCAGTATGGCCGCGTGAAGGTGCAGTTCCATTGGGACAGGGAAGGTCAACGCGACGAAAACACCACCTGCTGGATACGCGCCTCCCAGGGCTGGGCCGGAGGACAGTTCGGCACCCTGGCCATCCCCCGCATCGGCCAGGAAGTGCTGGTCACCTTCCTGGACGGCGACCCGGACCGGCCCGTCATCACGGGCCGGGTCTTCAACTCCCGCAACCCGGTCCCGTACCCCCTGCCCGCTAACAAGACACGCACGGTTTTCAAGTCCATGTCCACGCCTGGAGCAGAGGGCGAACCTCGTGGGTTCAACGAGCTGCGCATCGAGGACAAGAAAGGGCAGGAAGAGATCTACGCCCACGCGGAAAAGGACGTGAACGTCTACGTCAAGAACGACTGGAAAGAGCACATCCTGCACGACCAGCACCGCACCATCGACAATTTCTCCTACTCCATAGTCAAAGGCGAGGATCACCAGACCGTACACAAGGACCGCAAGGTTGAACTGCTGTCGGACGACCACATGACGGTCAAAGGCAACAGCCATCGCAAGATCACCGAAAAATGGCTGGTCCGGTCCGGCGATGAGACGCACCTCAAATCCGACATCAAGACGATCATTGAAGCCGGCACGGAACTGACCATCATGGCAGGCGGCAGTTTCATCAAGATCGACCCGTCAGGCGTGAGCATCAACGGAGCCAAAATCAAACTCAACTCCGGCGGCAATCCCAGCCCTGGCACGGGCGCTGCGCCGCTGCTGCCCATTGCCGGCGAACTGGTTGACGAAGGCATGGCGCCGATCACGCAGATTGGTGCGTTGAGAGGGGCTGTGCATAAGCCGTTCTGTGAGGAGTGCAGTGCAGGTGATCTTGCCGACATAAAAGAGCAGTATGACGAGATGGTCGAATTGATTGACCAAAATGGCAGGCCCATCACTAACTATCCATATTATGCTGAAACGGATTCTGGAGCTATTTACTCTGGAAGAACCGACGAAAAGGGGTGTACTTGCAGAGTACATACAGAGAATCCTCAAAATATTATGTTCTTTTTTGGAGATGAAGCTTTGCAGAAATTAAAAGGGGAAGGCTATGCCGAATGA
- a CDS encoding type VI secretion system amidase effector protein Tae4 produces MPNESLQVKTSSISGSKKTLEKKVICFEQLWDAYPDDVIIHKAEHGSDIFDNHCAIHLSHALYLNGILLKGYKGTRCWGCPQANGQGGIHAIRAQELADYLETQPFAGCPKAIRLSGDTFQENIRGKKGIIFFKDYWRRDGEKNYTGDHIDLWKGNISTLASNGWFKTWLRLHLSGLYEDYFGVSDLKRSSSVLFWEIHSCENNN; encoded by the coding sequence ATGCCGAATGAAAGCTTGCAGGTTAAGACAAGTAGTATATCAGGATCTAAAAAAACTCTTGAAAAAAAAGTGATTTGCTTTGAGCAACTATGGGATGCATACCCAGATGATGTCATAATTCATAAAGCAGAACATGGTAGTGATATATTTGACAATCACTGTGCAATACATTTAAGCCATGCATTATATTTAAATGGAATATTACTAAAAGGATACAAGGGTACGAGGTGCTGGGGATGTCCTCAAGCTAATGGTCAAGGAGGAATTCATGCTATAAGGGCGCAAGAATTAGCTGATTATCTGGAAACTCAGCCTTTTGCTGGATGTCCAAAAGCAATTCGATTGTCTGGCGATACATTTCAAGAAAATATTCGTGGAAAAAAAGGGATAATATTTTTTAAAGATTATTGGAGAAGAGACGGAGAGAAAAATTACACTGGAGATCATATAGATTTATGGAAAGGAAATATATCGACATTGGCAAGTAATGGCTGGTTTAAAACTTGGCTTCGATTACACCTTTCTGGCTTATACGAGGACTACTTCGGCGTGTCTGATTTAAAAAGATCTAGTAGTGTTTTGTTTTGGGAGATTCATAGTTGTGAAAATAATAATTAA
- a CDS encoding DUF4123 domain-containing protein has protein sequence MILHQMNANFDILVALRRQQSNIYLLIDGARFKNIHAFIYEQEERPDYIPLYRGTYFETALEVSPCLVRITNIKVGLLPWFAKDTEDKRNAMLLVSDLSLKDLAVHFQEYLEAKLPNYDVVLFRFYDPQIFEVITNHMNDPHVIKMLTPIKLAYWKSLENYKCLSA, from the coding sequence ATGATTCTTCACCAGATGAATGCCAACTTCGACATCCTTGTGGCCTTGAGGCGGCAGCAAAGCAACATCTACCTGCTCATAGACGGAGCGCGCTTCAAAAACATTCATGCCTTCATCTACGAACAGGAAGAAAGACCTGACTACATCCCGCTTTACCGTGGGACATACTTCGAGACGGCATTGGAGGTAAGCCCATGCTTGGTACGCATCACAAATATAAAGGTCGGACTTCTGCCTTGGTTTGCCAAAGATACCGAGGACAAAAGAAACGCCATGCTTCTTGTATCCGACTTATCCTTGAAAGACTTGGCCGTTCATTTCCAAGAGTATCTGGAAGCAAAATTGCCAAACTATGACGTAGTCCTGTTCAGATTTTACGATCCACAAATCTTTGAAGTTATTACGAATCACATGAACGATCCACATGTCATAAAAATGCTCACTCCTATAAAATTAGCATACTGGAAATCTCTAGAAAATTACAAATGTCTCTCTGCATAA
- a CDS encoding pesticin C-terminus-like muramidase: protein MAKNDESSIKNPITPCTSNINTTNDDISSDNKCPTPLSKRNNDGKLDIDWTFISKREGGQKIEGYVPASEVSNSGVTIATGVDLGARNESDIDNLKIDEELKTKLKPYVGKQGKDAVDYLQKKPLNLSESQAASLDKAVKKPLIDKLVQYYDTEVDKLNKADNCERVHFEKLPNNVQTAITSISFQYGSLSTATPNFWKQITEQRWEDARANLKDFGDDYPTRRKLEAGLIEEAIKASVSNTK from the coding sequence ATGGCGAAAAATGATGAGAGTTCAATTAAAAATCCGATCACGCCATGTACTTCCAACATAAATACAACAAACGACGATATTTCTTCTGATAATAAATGTCCTACACCTTTGTCAAAACGCAATAACGATGGGAAATTGGATATTGACTGGACATTTATTAGTAAACGAGAAGGAGGACAAAAAATTGAAGGCTATGTTCCAGCGTCTGAAGTGAGCAATAGTGGGGTTACAATAGCGACAGGTGTCGATTTAGGTGCCCGCAATGAATCTGACATCGACAACCTTAAGATTGATGAAGAACTAAAAACAAAATTAAAACCCTATGTTGGCAAACAAGGAAAAGACGCTGTAGACTACTTACAAAAAAAACCATTAAATTTAAGCGAGTCGCAAGCAGCAAGTTTAGACAAAGCAGTTAAGAAGCCACTGATCGACAAACTTGTGCAATATTATGACACTGAAGTAGATAAATTAAACAAAGCTGACAATTGTGAACGCGTTCATTTTGAGAAACTACCGAACAATGTACAAACTGCCATAACTTCGATCAGTTTTCAATATGGTTCTCTTTCCACAGCAACTCCAAATTTTTGGAAACAGATCACTGAGCAACGATGGGAGGACGCAAGGGCTAACCTCAAAGACTTTGGCGATGACTATCCAACCCGTCGCAAACTGGAAGCGGGACTCATAGAGGAAGCAATCAAAGCCTCTGTGTCTAATACTAAATAA